One Bombus terrestris chromosome 15, iyBomTerr1.2, whole genome shotgun sequence genomic window, CTGAACAGCGACCTGTTTTTCGTCTTCATGTCAACAGCCTTGACCCACTGATCCGGTTTTATCGATCAAGATGAAACTCGTTGGACACCTGTTCCTCTTGACGCAAGCTACGTTTGACTGATTGTTGGCCGATCCTTGTCTCGCGGCACATGGATAGAATCGGAAAACGCGTCAGATAACGTATCAACGCCGTAGTCCAGGCTCTTTCGTCCGCGAAGAAAGGCGGCCGCGTGCGGACTCCATTGCGCGTGAGCGGAAGTTTTCCACGGTCAAGGCGCATCGCCATCCGAAATTCGAACGTTTCAGCGGGGGATGAGCGATCAATAACAGTCATCGTTATACCGGATTCTCGCCCTGAATTTTATTCACCGAGTTTTATGTCGTTGCAAGAATGATACGATTTCCTTGTGTTTCTGCGATTAATGCCTCGACACGCAAATTTCTTCAATTCTACCAACGAAGatgatggaaatttttattttcgtagAATTCGTATTGCAAAGTttctttggaaaatttgaaattattgtatAGATATCGCGATCTGAATAGATTTCTCTGATCAAATACCTAACTGGTGAATTTTTCTTCAGTTTATCTATGAAAAGGATTAGACTTTGctatataatgaaaaataattacgaTGAATTTTCTCATAAATCTTACTTTCTGATAAATTAATGCATCGATTATAAGTCTACCGATGAAATTAGAAATTCTGTTCGGACATGATTACAGTAACGAATCGGGTAGCGCCGAAAGAGTCGAGGATATGTTCTGATCGATGCTTAGGTTTGTAAGGTGCTTAAGAAGAAGATTAATTGTTGCGTAGATCGATGGGAAAAATTGACTACCGAGGGTTGGTAGATCGACATTCATAAGGGGCTACGCacgattattttataaaaatacttttatccGGAGATATGATTTTCGTAGAATATTCCTACAAAATTTTCCACTAAAtcttcttaaaacaaaaaaGTCATAATATTTCAGATCCAACCAGATAATCAAATATACGTCTATGAATATATTCTATGTTCATTTCAAATGCAAAGAAATAAAGTCGTTATGGAAAAATCCGATGGAAGAAAATAGAGTATAAGGTATAGAGTAGGCATAAGTGTTTCTAAATGTCGCGTCGTTACATATAGATACACGGCAGACGATGACGgtataagaagaaaagaataaataacgGAGTTCTTCGACACGGTGGCACGAGGTCATAAGAATTGCGGATGATCGATTTCGAAGGCCCTGATGGCCACCACATGTGACACCGCTAGTGCAATCATTAAGAATGTGATTTTTAGAGAATGTACGATACAGAGCACGCGTGATACATCGCCAATTTTCATCTCGGCTTACTGACCCGCATCCTCGCCGCGATCGTTTTCAATGAACTCGTCTCCAATTACGTCAGTCTACCTACCGGTGAATTAGGGATGATGACTTTAGATCCCAAATGCATTATGACGAATGATATTCAGCTGTGATTTCTGCTCTTCTTAAGAAAAGGAATCGTAGTTGGAAATTTTGTCTACCGacgagattttttatttttatttaattttagagaAGAATTCGTAGTTAGATATTTTTCTTCATTAGGACGAAAGGGAAGTTTTTGATGATTTCTAGTTTGCAAAtggattataattatattataatcgcGGTCGCCAAAAGGGACGCGAAAACACGATTGTTTCGTAATCGATAGCCTCCAAACGTGGGCATTCTCGGCATCGTGATCAATTATTGAATCGTCACCGCGTCCTATTTTACGGAAAACGAAGGTTTTCTTAACCCTTTCGAACCTGCATATGAGCCCACATGCATTTATTTATACTTGATACtcacatttatatttatgtcgtcAAATTTGAAACAATCGCTATTACCTAACCGCTTAAAACAAATTTGCTCGAATTTTCTCAATATCGTACAAATGTTCGTTATCGTCGAATTTTTTGTATTAAACAACTTTATCTAAATGAAATTTATCCGAAACGAGAatagaattaagaaataaaagctAATCTTCTTCTGACCCTAATACATTCTTTCCtgcaaaaatttaaataaaagataattatcagtatttattcatattttatatttacagaacGATACGACCGTAATCTATATCGTTTGCTCATAAAGAAGCAAAATTCCGGTTACAGAGAATTAACTCATCTCGCTTCTTCCAAGAGATTAACAAGTCCCATTCCCTCGATTTATTTTCCATGGTGGTTCAAGTTACCGGTCGACTCGTACAATTAGCGAGCTTTTTCGCAATAGCAGTATTGGGCCACTTACGCAACGATGGAAGAAATTCAAGGTCACAAACCAGGATGGACGAACAAAATCAACTCACCTTCTGATCGATCTGCTCTTGACTCCAGTTAAGGTCACCCGGTTTATTCTCCGTCATGATCCGGCGTCACTAAgtcaacgacgacgacgacgacgacgacgacgatcacAATGACAATGGGacgagagaagaagaaattgtTTCCTCCTCTTTGAAAATTCGAAGAGAATGAGTCGAAGAAAAGCACAGAGAACAGAGAGAGAGCCCGAGTCAACAGAGAGGCAATCTCGACGCCTCTTTAGAGATCACTAAAGACTTACATCACGCGATCCACGAGCCCTACATCGAAATCTACATCGCGTCTAGAAATACAAGCGACTCGCGTGCGAACCGGGTGTATTTTGGGAGAGGCGGGACGCGCGAGCGAGCGCCGATACTTCGACGGGCAGCGAATGCCCCTTTGCTCTTTAAATCGTAATTATTTACTAAGGGAATTTCTTTCGGTTTGTGTATATGATACGAGAAATTGTTAGATAAACGATAGAACGATAGAATGTTAATTATTTGCACTATTAAAAGAGATGGATTAAGAATTTTGCGATTAGTAAGGCaagacaaaattttacaaatatgaaTTACACGTTCTTTTCGATTCATAAAGATAtcattcttttataattttataatcaacTCCGTTGTAATAGTAATCAAAGTTGATTTTGTGTTTCTTGCTTACTTAATCGACTTAATGACTAAAAGATAGATccaaagatttttaaaaatagagATAATCATTCATTCATAAAGTTTTATAAGAAAGCCAGGGCATAACGTTGTGGcggtttatatttaaatattcagaCATAAGATATAATCAAAATAGATTCGAGTTATAAACGTTTATTTCATGAAAGTTTCCTGTCTCGCCATTAATTATCacgtctttaaaaaatatatttgatgaCATAAAAATACAAACGTGATAAGAGAAAAGTACTTCGAATAAATTTACTGTTCTTGATCggtcaatttttcatttttatatgacgattatttttaacaattattatcactgtttaaaattttattttaaaattagttAATCAAAAATGTCAGGATGGCCGAGCGGTCTAAGGCGCTGCGTTCAGGTCGCAGTCCACTCTGTGGGCGTGGGTTCGAATCCCACTTCTGACAATTATCTTTTATACACCTACATTCGCTATTAAATGTTATCAAATTCGacaaaaaagatttatttttacttatttttcaaacaaaataaaatcaattaaaaaattacactaTCTGAATAgttgttaataattttgtttctcaATGTGGTGTTTTTTAATTTCCTAATTTCATTAGGGAAGTtgaatattacgtattattttattatatgtgtaTTCGAGGGAAATTAATAGTTTGTTGAAAAGGTAAAAATGACtgagaaagatatttttatttcgaagtttGGAAGTTTAAACTGATATTCTCGTTTTCCTGTTATGTCTGAGGCTTCCTGCAATTTCCGGTTACGTGCAAATTGTATTAGCATGACGCATATGCATAATTGTATGCATAGGTTTTACTTTTAACGTAGAAATGTTaaaatatgatgttatatatacgtgtgtaaaGTTCATTTTTGACAAAGGTATGAGATAAAAATAGATGAATGTATGGATAATTGAAACATTTGAGGTCTAAAATATAGGATTCATCTTCAATCTTTAGTTCATTGTGATCGAATGATCTGTTGTTACGATCGTGATTTGTAACTTGAAACTTTACTCCAGCGTGTTTATAGATACCTATAAATTATTCCATTCCTACTTAtgtatataaacaataattatataaatattacagtaCAGGGTTGATAGTGACACATAGTAAATATAAACATTGTAAGACTATTTTAATACCGACGCGTAAACTGACGATCataagatatatcgttgttATCAAATCTTGTAGGATTTCTAATATCTTAATAACTTAGCTATCGCAATAAACGAATaacatgaattattattatcattacagATACATATGTTATGTGACATAACGAGGAAACATAACGATAGAAAGTACAAGCAAAATTGCAAAACGGATAACAGTTAATTGTCAACATGGCGGATAGTGATTTTCTCATTACAATTTCAGGTCCCGCTCTATCATTGTTGTTTTATGAAAATGTTCGCAGCAGTGGGAGCcaggtaaaaaatatttttttgcttTGTCGCCAATAATGCCTTATCATTTAACATGATGATTCGCATTTAGATTATGAAATATAGCGTCTTAACCTCAAAATAATGTAAGCTAATGAACAAGGAAATTGAAAACATTGAATTCTCCGTATTCTAGATGGGCTTTTTGCTAGGAGAAACACTTGAATTTGTTAGGAAAACAGACACAGATTTATACAATCAAGTAGAAACAGTGAAAATATACAGTAGTAAGTATATTCAATAGCTGTTTTATCTCAATGACGTAAACATTTTTCTTTGTcctatagtaaaatattttgacaTTTTTAGATATTGAAGCTGTTGTAACTTGTCCATTACCAGATTCTTTACACAACTCTATTGGCAAAATTAATAAGGAAAAGTTAAGGGACTTTTTACGAGATAAGAGTAAACAAGTGATAGGTTGGTTCCACTTCAGAAAAGATGTAGGATTGATACCTACATTTAGGGACAAATTATTGCATAAAGAATTCTCGTCATATTTTTCCAATGAAAATGGTTGCAAAGAAGAATTTTTTGTTACATGTTTATTAAGTTCCTCAACGAGTAGTGAAAAGGGAACATACAAATTTAAACATGTCTTTTTAAGACAAAAAAAATGGTATGTTttgtaattacaataatttttgtaCAATGTTACTTTCTAAGAGTTTTGTTTGTATAAATGATCTGATTATTATAGGACATTTGAACCAGTTCCTTTACGAATAAGTAACTTAGGAAGTAATTCATTTGCACATGAAGGTTCAGATTATAAACCTACTCCTACCAAAAAATCATCTGATATGCCAGATGTATTTGCTAACTTTATAGACTCTTTAAAGTAAGTTTGAATATGATCttataaaagtattattttgACATTTTGCATCATAGGAAAATATTCCACATTgtcgtttgaaattatttatttttagtttggaCTTAACGAAGACGTCTGCTGTTGAAtctgctattactatacaaaaaGCAGCTGAAGAGCATTTGAGTCAATTAATACCAGACTTATGTAAGTCTGATCTTGAAGTAGCAGAGCTTGAAAGACAAGTTAAGGAATTCATGCTTATCAAAAAGACAAAAGTTAATAGTAATTCAAATAATGTAACTGATTCCTACGAGTCTGAAAAAGATGAATTTACGGACGCAAGACAGAAATCAGGAAAAACATCTCCATCCAGAATTGAACCTTTAGATGATACTTTTCAAGAATCTCGGACAATAAAGGACCATTCTACTGCACCTGTACGTGTATTGTAACAACCAAACTGTTTTCTGTATATTTTCGTAAATTTACTATTACTTTGTTTCAGAGTCAAACAATGACTGCTCATAAACCGAAGAATTCAGCAATATGTACTGAACAGAATGTTGATCAAGGCAAATCGAGGAGGTCCACCACAAGTATAATGAACAGTCCGAGTCAAGAACCGCCGCCTATAAATTCCGTTTCAGAAATAAAAGTTAATGTCACAGAAAATGTATCAAGTAAGAACAGACGTTTTTCTAATATAGAATCAGAAATCGTGAAAGAATCGATCTGTAGAGGTGAAACGAACGTAAGTGGTGTTGGAAGAGGCAGAGGTAAATTGCTGCAAGACTACATAGGACTGAAAAAAGCTAGAAGGACTTCAGGCCCAGAATCATCTGAGGCAAATAGTGTACAGAATACTTCCCTTCAAATGTCTTACAATCAGATTACGAAGAAAAAAGCAGACAGTGTACGTAAATCGGATGCAACTAATAATCATTGAATAAAAACCGTTTCCTTATTTTTAATTCACTTCAAAAGCTTTATAACGCTCTATTCGTAGAACAATTTCTACAAAAACAAATCAACCAAGATTTTAGAGCGCTTATGCTACACgcaatgtaaatatatattttaaaatataaatataatatgaactGGCCATGTTTGTATTATACGCAGACTGGTCTATTTCTAGAAAATCTTAATCTTACAGAGATATATAAAACGGTATTGTGTCGTGTTCATAGTATCGAATCTGTGCATTATAAAGTGGAGAGGCATCATAGACTGAAGTACTGAATAGTTTTTAATATGCGTTTTTCTGGATGttctatattaaaaaaatgttctcaTTCGCATTACCACTTTTTTgttctattttaataatatatccaGTATATCTCAAATATTTGCAGTGCCCTATGCtcttaaattaattatgaaattgagaaaaaagTATACAGCAGCATGTtgttttttgtacatttttttaaattgtgcCATTACATTAAGTATttgatgtataaaataaatacaaatattttgaatcgtcgtcttttataaataacaaattaatacatatattaagtacttgtaaataattaaa contains:
- the LOC100644501 gene encoding BRISC complex subunit FAM175B; translated protein: MADSDFLITISGPALSLLFYENVRSSGSQMGFLLGETLEFVRKTDTDLYNQVETVKIYSNIEAVVTCPLPDSLHNSIGKINKEKLRDFLRDKSKQVIGWFHFRKDVGLIPTFRDKLLHKEFSSYFSNENGCKEEFFVTCLLSSSTSSEKGTYKFKHVFLRQKKWTFEPVPLRISNLGSNSFAHEGSDYKPTPTKKSSDMPDVFANFIDSLNLDLTKTSAVESAITIQKAAEEHLSQLIPDLCKSDLEVAELERQVKEFMLIKKTKVNSNSNNVTDSYESEKDEFTDARQKSGKTSPSRIEPLDDTFQESRTIKDHSTAPSQTMTAHKPKNSAICTEQNVDQGKSRRSTTSIMNSPSQEPPPINSVSEIKVNVTENVSSKNRRFSNIESEIVKESICRGETNVSGVGRGRGKLLQDYIGLKKARRTSGPESSEANSVQNTSLQMSYNQITKKKADSVRKSDATNNH